The following proteins come from a genomic window of Sphingobium cloacae:
- a CDS encoding DEAD/DEAH box helicase, with the protein MASEPGSSGLIRVATLPDYAVPLGDVQRVIARANTDGVSQLTLLRSPIEGHTPAGADGLQRISRDVAASQAHSAVAFLNAYLFEHGKWLAGYAADDSVRGQQRRLAIYQLLDVAVAYAAKNPRGGISGFLDWVRHLELFGDERQLRAPPAAAAQIDAVRLLTIHASKGLEFAAVHLPALAKTILAMGCDGSGSIPRKFIISMPDMGSTLTLTPSCAASCSAAVRQRRVLDTGTPAVDEGDKEQVKRSRFRTHGTVNSAPASIVSHAGLPMGQSVRKPVASPTFATEVQIIPN; encoded by the coding sequence TTGGCCAGTGAACCGGGCTCCAGTGGGCTGATCAGGGTCGCCACCCTCCCCGACTACGCCGTACCGCTCGGCGATGTGCAGCGGGTGATCGCGCGCGCCAATACCGATGGCGTGTCGCAACTGACGCTTCTCAGATCGCCGATCGAGGGCCACACGCCCGCCGGCGCCGACGGGTTGCAGCGCATTTCGCGCGACGTCGCGGCGAGCCAGGCCCATTCCGCGGTCGCATTTCTCAATGCCTATCTGTTCGAACACGGCAAGTGGCTTGCCGGTTATGCAGCGGACGACAGCGTTCGTGGGCAACAGCGCCGTCTCGCCATCTATCAGCTGCTCGATGTTGCCGTCGCCTATGCGGCGAAGAACCCACGCGGTGGCATCAGCGGCTTTCTCGACTGGGTCCGGCATCTCGAACTGTTCGGTGACGAGCGCCAGCTTCGCGCCCCGCCGGCAGCCGCGGCCCAGATCGATGCGGTGCGCCTGCTGACGATCCATGCGAGCAAGGGTCTCGAGTTCGCGGCGGTGCATTTGCCCGCTCTCGCCAAGACGATCCTGGCAATGGGCTGCGATGGCTCCGGTTCGATACCGAGGAAGTTCATCATCTCAATGCCCGACATGGGCAGCACCTTGACACTGACGCCCTCCTGCGCCGCAAGCTGCTCCGCAGCCGTGCGCCAGCGCCGCGTGCTGGATACTGGCACGCCTGCCGTTGATGAGGGTGATAAGGAACAGGTCAAGCGGTCCCGGTTCCGGACACATGGCACGGTGAACAGCGCGCCAGCTTCGATAGTCAGTCATGCCGGTCTCCCTATGGGTCAATCTGTGCGGAAGCCGGTCGCATCGCCGACTTTCGCAACCGAAGTGCAAATAATTCCAAATTAG
- a CDS encoding transposase, translating to MTRLRGRVRHGQRLKGRVPFGHWKTQTFIAGLRCDGLTAPWIIDRPMTKEIFEIYVETQLAPTLDPGDVVILDNLPSHISDPSTRRTQKLGVEKP from the coding sequence ATGACGCGCCTACGGGGCCGGGTGCGTCATGGCCAGCGCCTGAAGGGGCGCGTCCCGTTCGGTCATTGGAAGACGCAGACCTTCATAGCAGGATTACGGTGCGACGGCCTGACCGCTCCGTGGATCATCGACCGGCCGATGACCAAAGAGATCTTCGAAATCTACGTGGAAACCCAGCTCGCGCCGACGCTCGATCCGGGGGACGTCGTGATCCTCGACAACTTGCCGAGCCACATCTCCGACCCATCGACTCGGCGCACCCAGAAGCTGGGCGTCGAAAAGCCCTGA